The nucleotide sequence GGAATATGCACGAGAATTTGCTATTGCCCCTATTGACGAAATCTATTGCTTTAATTATCTGCAAAAACACATGAGTTAGGTTAGCAGTTCACAAGATTAGAATGATCAGAGTGCTTTCTTAAATCAAACATAGTCATTGGTGGCAGGTTATTTTTTAATGAGAAACCAGATGATCGACAGACTATGGAATATATAATGGGAAAAACGCATTGGGCAATTGCAGAAGGGCTTATTCCTGATGAAAGTACAGGGCCGGAGCCAGAAATGGAAAGTCATGAGACGGCTTGCATCTTAAATACCAGTGACCAAGATGCACATGTAGAAATCATGATATACTTTAAAGGTAAAGACCCTGTAGGGCCATATAAATATACGGTCCCGGCAAAAAGGGTTGAGCATATTCGTTTTAACAACTTAAATGATCCGGAGCCAATTCCTCGGGGCGAAGATTATGCAAGCACTATTATTTCAGATGTTCCAATAGTTGTGCAGCACTCCCGGTTAGATTCACGCCAATCTGAAAATGCATTGATGACAACCATGGCTTATGCCGCTACTTAAATTCGGTTGGGCAAGACTAATTAAAGTTAATTTAATTCATGGGTTGCATGTAAAATAGGTTTTATGGTAAATCAATGGTATAAAAGTGCTGTTGTCTATGGCATTGATGTAAAGGTTTTCAGTGATTCGGATGGGGATGGAATGGGAGATTTTCAAGGGCTTATCAGTAAACTCGACTATCTTTCTTCCTTAGGGGTAAATTGCTTATGGTTGTTGCCATTCCACCCGTCACCTAAAATAGACAATGGATATGATGTAGCAGATTATTATAATGTAGATCCGGCGCTGGGAAACCTTGGGGACTTTGTTCAGTTTATTCATGAAGCTGACCAAAGAGGCATTAGGGTTATTATGGATTTGGTTATTAACCACACTTCTGTAGAAAATTCGTGGTTTAAAGATGCCAGTGCCACCAGGGAGTCACGGTATAGAGACTATTATATATGGGAAGACGAGCCGAAGGAAAATAAAGAAAAAGTAATGCTCAAAGGGATACAAGAAAGTATCTGGGAGTATTCAGAGGCAACGGATTCCTATTACCTACACAGGTATTTTAAAGACCAGGCAGATTTAAATTTGGCCAACCCAAGGGTTCGAAAAGAAGTCCTTAAGATTATGGATTTTTGGCTTAAGCTAGGCGTTTCTGGTTTCAGGATAGATGCGGCACATGTGGTCACAGACCCCGCTGATGTGGACCATATCGATTTCGGAAACCTCCACACTTTATTTGATGAGATGCGGGCTTTCCTTGATATCCGTAATCCCAATGCTGTTTTACTTGGTGAAGCGAGTGTGGGACCTGATGAACTTCCTAAATACTTTGGCAACAATGAGTCGGGGAAAGAACGAATACACATGCTTTTTAACTTTCTCATTAATAAGCATATCATGTTGTCCTTTGCGAGACAAGAAGGGGCAACTGTTGCTAAAGGTTTAAAGCTATACAAAGATATAGCACAATCCCATTGGTTAAACTTTGTTCGCCATCATGACGAGCTTAACCTGGAGCTTCTAAGCGATGATGAACGAATGGAGGTTTGGAATGCTTTTGCCCCGGAAGAAGATATGCGCCTTTTTGGGCATGGTATTAGGAGAAGGTTGCCTCCCATGCTAAAAAACAATCATGCGAGGATCCGACAAATTTACAGTCTTATGTTCAGCATGCCTGGTACTCCATTGATAAGTTATGGGGAAGAAATAGGTATGGGCGACAATCTCAGCCTTGAAGGGCGAGAAAGTGTAAGGACTCCTATGCAGTGGTCTCCTGTAAAAGGTGGCGGCTTCTCAACTGCTGACCCTGAAGACTTGTACCGGCCAGTGATTGAGTCTGGTGATTATAGTACAGAGAAGATCAACGTCAATGACCAACAGAATGATCCAAGCTCTTTGTTAAACTGGTTCTGTTCCTTAGTTAAAGTGCGACGGCAGAACCCTGTAATTGGAATGGGTGCGTGGGATATATTAAATGTAAGTGATTCCTGTGCAGTTGCTTTGATCTACGAAATGCCAGAGGCTACTGTGGTTGTAGCCCATAACCTTTCTCCAGAACCGGTTGAGGTAAGTGTGGATACCGGGTTTCTGCTAAAATCGGCAGTAGAAATTTTTTCTGATGAAAAATATGACAAGGAAATTCTATTTAACAAGCTAAAGTTAAACGGTTACGGCTATCGCTGGATCCAGGTGCTGGACAAAGAAAAAATAACATTCTTAAATAATTAGACAATGATGAAACTA is from Cytophagaceae bacterium ABcell3 and encodes:
- a CDS encoding alpha-amylase family protein, which gives rise to MVNQWYKSAVVYGIDVKVFSDSDGDGMGDFQGLISKLDYLSSLGVNCLWLLPFHPSPKIDNGYDVADYYNVDPALGNLGDFVQFIHEADQRGIRVIMDLVINHTSVENSWFKDASATRESRYRDYYIWEDEPKENKEKVMLKGIQESIWEYSEATDSYYLHRYFKDQADLNLANPRVRKEVLKIMDFWLKLGVSGFRIDAAHVVTDPADVDHIDFGNLHTLFDEMRAFLDIRNPNAVLLGEASVGPDELPKYFGNNESGKERIHMLFNFLINKHIMLSFARQEGATVAKGLKLYKDIAQSHWLNFVRHHDELNLELLSDDERMEVWNAFAPEEDMRLFGHGIRRRLPPMLKNNHARIRQIYSLMFSMPGTPLISYGEEIGMGDNLSLEGRESVRTPMQWSPVKGGGFSTADPEDLYRPVIESGDYSTEKINVNDQQNDPSSLLNWFCSLVKVRRQNPVIGMGAWDILNVSDSCAVALIYEMPEATVVVAHNLSPEPVEVSVDTGFLLKSAVEIFSDEKYDKEILFNKLKLNGYGYRWIQVLDKEKITFLNN
- a CDS encoding sensory rhodopsin transducer, which translates into the protein MEYIMGKTHWAIAEGLIPDESTGPEPEMESHETACILNTSDQDAHVEIMIYFKGKDPVGPYKYTVPAKRVEHIRFNNLNDPEPIPRGEDYASTIISDVPIVVQHSRLDSRQSENALMTTMAYAAT